A window of Ptychodera flava strain L36383 chromosome 1, AS_Pfla_20210202, whole genome shotgun sequence contains these coding sequences:
- the LOC139133208 gene encoding ras association domain-containing protein 10-like isoform X1 gives MIITMADLTIWIEGREKRVSGLSKKTTCSDILKTLLRTKNYDQDEMQNFTIYERWGDCERPLSPRTKIYKIWKAWGNEQPNVKFTLRKTRSSKHSGGGDGGGGGGRAKRSSDGQREHYEDENRNKVYRSKHKSREHHQREERESKHVLETLESLIHVVIMQDHKIQELVERIQQTDDEIEYYETQIHVERQKENGKNYVQESYLTDAEDEDGPAGVSDKSKNMDSYITACEKLLQVDQELVHKETLIEELSRQLEEESLRLGSSSDDGSSSSCADTTGVSNCEADESLLQELSRLRQELEKGIQVGQEQRKQLQALQHEALDKETVLDGKRKHLEGLTCELRSLENSDDDVSDDVDIADLLEDRSVFTTVNNDYSPKEGNYDNESDADTGLSSMHSQDDDAPIGAPVVETLV, from the exons ATGAT AATAACCATGGCAGATTTGACTATCTGGATTGAGGGTCGTGAAAAGCGAGTATCTGGACTCTCCAAGAAAACGACCTGTTCCGATATCCTGAAGACACTCCTGCGCACCAAGAATTACGATCAAGACGAAATGCAGAACTTCACAATATACGAACGCTGGGGCGACTGCGAACGGCCGCTATCGCCCAGgaccaaaatttacaaaatctggAAAGCGTGGGGTAACGAACAGCCCAATGTGAAGTTCACACTCAGGAAAACGCGGTCGTCTAAGCACAGCGGCGGAGGAGACGGCGGCGGCGGCGGCGGCAGGGCGAAACGATCGAGCGACGGCCAGCGGGAGCACTACGAAGACGAGAACCGGAACAAGGTGTACCGGTCGAAGCACAAAAGCAGGGAGCATCACCAGAGGGAAGAGCGGGAATCGAAACACGTGCTGGAAACGTTGGAAAGTCTGATCCACGTTGTGATCATGCAAGACCACAAGATTCAAGAACTCGTGGAGAGAATCCAACAAACCGACGACGAAATTGAGTACTACGAAACGCAAATTCACGTGGAGAGACAGAAGGAGAACGGCAAAAACTACGTGCAGGAGTCCTACCTCACCGACGCCGAGGACGAGGACGGCCCGGCCGGAGTGTCGGACAAAAGCAAAAACATGGACTCCTATATCACGGCTTGTGAGAAGCTCTTACAGGTTGACCAAGAACTCGTGCACAAGGAGACGTTAATCGAGGAACTGTCAAGGCAGTTAGAGGAAGAGTCACTTCGGTTGGGTTCCTCTTCAGATGACGGTAGTAGCAGTAGTTGTGCGGACACCACGGGGGTATCGAACTGCGAAGCGGACGAGAGTCTGCTGCAGGAACTGAGCCGTCTCCGGCAAGAGTTGGAGAAGGGCATACAAGTTGGACAGGAGCAGCGCAAACAGTTGCAAGCGCTGCAGCACGAGGCCCTGGACAAAGAAACGGTGCTCGATGGCAAACGGAAGCACTTGGAGGGCCTTACTTGCGAGTTACGATCGCTCGAAAACAGCGATGATGACGTCAGCGATGACGTCGACATCGCGGACTTATTGGAAGACAGGAGCGTCTTTACCACTGTGAACAATGACTACAGCCCCAAGGAGGGTAACTATGACAACGAGTCGGACGCTGATACGGGTTTGAGTTCTATGCACAGCCAGGACGATGATGCGCCCATCGGTGCGCCAGTTGTCGAAACTCTTGTCTGA
- the LOC139133208 gene encoding ras association domain-containing protein 10-like isoform X2 encodes MADLTIWIEGREKRVSGLSKKTTCSDILKTLLRTKNYDQDEMQNFTIYERWGDCERPLSPRTKIYKIWKAWGNEQPNVKFTLRKTRSSKHSGGGDGGGGGGRAKRSSDGQREHYEDENRNKVYRSKHKSREHHQREERESKHVLETLESLIHVVIMQDHKIQELVERIQQTDDEIEYYETQIHVERQKENGKNYVQESYLTDAEDEDGPAGVSDKSKNMDSYITACEKLLQVDQELVHKETLIEELSRQLEEESLRLGSSSDDGSSSSCADTTGVSNCEADESLLQELSRLRQELEKGIQVGQEQRKQLQALQHEALDKETVLDGKRKHLEGLTCELRSLENSDDDVSDDVDIADLLEDRSVFTTVNNDYSPKEGNYDNESDADTGLSSMHSQDDDAPIGAPVVETLV; translated from the coding sequence ATGGCAGATTTGACTATCTGGATTGAGGGTCGTGAAAAGCGAGTATCTGGACTCTCCAAGAAAACGACCTGTTCCGATATCCTGAAGACACTCCTGCGCACCAAGAATTACGATCAAGACGAAATGCAGAACTTCACAATATACGAACGCTGGGGCGACTGCGAACGGCCGCTATCGCCCAGgaccaaaatttacaaaatctggAAAGCGTGGGGTAACGAACAGCCCAATGTGAAGTTCACACTCAGGAAAACGCGGTCGTCTAAGCACAGCGGCGGAGGAGACGGCGGCGGCGGCGGCGGCAGGGCGAAACGATCGAGCGACGGCCAGCGGGAGCACTACGAAGACGAGAACCGGAACAAGGTGTACCGGTCGAAGCACAAAAGCAGGGAGCATCACCAGAGGGAAGAGCGGGAATCGAAACACGTGCTGGAAACGTTGGAAAGTCTGATCCACGTTGTGATCATGCAAGACCACAAGATTCAAGAACTCGTGGAGAGAATCCAACAAACCGACGACGAAATTGAGTACTACGAAACGCAAATTCACGTGGAGAGACAGAAGGAGAACGGCAAAAACTACGTGCAGGAGTCCTACCTCACCGACGCCGAGGACGAGGACGGCCCGGCCGGAGTGTCGGACAAAAGCAAAAACATGGACTCCTATATCACGGCTTGTGAGAAGCTCTTACAGGTTGACCAAGAACTCGTGCACAAGGAGACGTTAATCGAGGAACTGTCAAGGCAGTTAGAGGAAGAGTCACTTCGGTTGGGTTCCTCTTCAGATGACGGTAGTAGCAGTAGTTGTGCGGACACCACGGGGGTATCGAACTGCGAAGCGGACGAGAGTCTGCTGCAGGAACTGAGCCGTCTCCGGCAAGAGTTGGAGAAGGGCATACAAGTTGGACAGGAGCAGCGCAAACAGTTGCAAGCGCTGCAGCACGAGGCCCTGGACAAAGAAACGGTGCTCGATGGCAAACGGAAGCACTTGGAGGGCCTTACTTGCGAGTTACGATCGCTCGAAAACAGCGATGATGACGTCAGCGATGACGTCGACATCGCGGACTTATTGGAAGACAGGAGCGTCTTTACCACTGTGAACAATGACTACAGCCCCAAGGAGGGTAACTATGACAACGAGTCGGACGCTGATACGGGTTTGAGTTCTATGCACAGCCAGGACGATGATGCGCCCATCGGTGCGCCAGTTGTCGAAACTCTTGTCTGA